ATTGGTGATTTCTGATTAAACCCCTTGTATCTCTACCTGCTGAGCCCGCTTCTTGTCTAAAACAATAAGTAAAAGCTGTATAGTAAGTTGGAAGTTTTTCAAACTCTAAAATTTCATTTGATAAAAGATTTGTAACAGGAACTTCAGCAGTTGGTGCTAAGAACATATCCTTTGAAGGAACATGGAACATATCATCTTCAAACTTTGGTAATTGTCCTGTTCCATACATTGAATTTCTGTTAATCAAAACAGGAACTCCAACTTCTTCATAACCTTGTTCACTGTGTAAATCAAGCATAAAATTTATTAGTGCTCTTTCAAGTTTTGCACCCAAACCTTTAAATACTGAAAATCTTGATCCAGATATTTTAACTGCTCTTTCAAAATCCAAAATATCTAAATCTACACCCAAATCCCAATGAGCTTTAACTTCAAAATCAAATTTTTTAGGTTCTAAAAATTTTCTAATTTCAACATTATCTTCATCACTTTTTCCAATTGGAATTTCTTTATTTGGTGTGTTTGGAATACTCATAAGTTCTTTTCTAATTTCTTCGTCCAAATCTTTAACTTTAACATCAAGTTCTTTAATTTCATCAGAAAGTGCTTTCATTTCCTTGAAAAGTTCAGAAACATCTACTCCCTCTTTTTTCAATTTTGGAACTTGTTTTGAAACTTCATTTTGTCTTGCTTTTTTATTTTCAACTTCAAAAATTATTTCTCTTCTCTTTTCATCAAGTTCAAGAACCTTATCAATATTGTAATTTCCAAAACGAGAATTCAAGCTTTCGATAATTTCTTCTTTATTAGTTCTTATTCTCTTTATATCTAACATAATTAAACCTCTTTCTTTTCAAACTCTTCCGCAGGATTTTTTATAGAGTATCCTTTTTTAATCAACCTAGCTTCTATATATTCCTTTAATGTTGTATAAATTACAACAAAAACTGGTACGGAAAGTAAAAATCCTAAAACTCCAAATAAACTTCCCCCAAGTACCAATGCAAATATAACCCAAAACGAGCTTATTCCTAAACTCTTTCCTGATACTCTTGGTGATATTACATTCGCATCTATCATCGACACAATTACTACAATTACCATAAACCATAAAACTGTATTGAAAGTCGATGTAAAAAGTAATACGATAACTATTGGTACAGCTCCAAGATAACAACCAAACCATGGAATTAAGTTTGTAAAACCAAGTATAAATGCAAATAATAAAGCATAATCAATCTTCATAAATAATAAAATTATGTAAAAAGATATACCAACTATTATTGCTCCAATACCCTTTGCTAAAAGATAAGACCTTAAAGTATAATCAAATCTCTTAACAATCTTAAAAGTTGCCCTGTTTGTTCTTTCAGGAAAAACTGCTATCATAAATTTTTTCAAAATTCTTGAAAAGTTTTCTTTATCATATAATAGATAGCCTGATATTATTATAGCTAAAATTATATTTAAAAACAAGGATATAACTCTAGTTGCAAAAGTTGCAACCCAAGAAATCATATTTGTCAAAAATGTTGTTGAAAAAGCTGCGAACTCTGTCAATTTACCATTGATAAAAGTCCTAATTTCTGAACTTATCTCAATATTTTGTAACATATATTTTGCCTTTTCCACACCCATATCTATAAAAGCTGGAGTTCTTTCAACAAAAAGCGTTATATTAGAATAAAATTGTGGGATAATATATTTTAAAAGTAGAATTATAAAAGCAAAAAATACAAAATAAGTTATAATCATTGCGAACATTCTAACATATTTAGCTTTTAATTTCTTAAAAATTTCAATTTTCAAAATATATTTTTCAAAAAACTTTACAAAAAAGTTTAGAACATATGCTATTGCTCCACCTATTATAAATGGCATCAAAATATATTTTATATTAGAAGTATATGAAATTATGGATTTCATATTAGAAAATATAAAATAACAAAGTATTGAAATAGCAAATATTAAAACTCCGGTTATAACATTTACTGTATTCTTTTGTTCCCAGTTAAATCTCATAACTACCTCCTATAATTTTATATTCTTACCAATTTTATCTCTTAAGTCAAAAGGTGGAAAAACAAAGAATTTAAAATTTCCCCTAATTCTACTTGCCACTCTTGAATCGTAGTATTCTGCTAAGTCATATTCTAAAAGATTTGATGTTATTACTGTATTCAAGCCATTTTCAAATCTATAATCTAAAAGCGAACTCAAAAAACTATTATTATTTTTATTAGTAATTTCATTTCCAAGGTCATCAATCACTAAGAAATCAACATTTCTTATAAAATCAATTCTATCCTGTAATTCCTTTTTGTCTCTATAAAAACTGTAACTGTAATTAGACATGAGCTCAAAAAATTCAGTTGCAGTAACAAAACAAGCTCTCTTACCCTTATCCAACATATAGTTTACCATTGCCGATGCGAAATAAGTCTTTCCAGCACCACTTTTACCATAAAAGAAAATTCCATAATCTTTTATTGTAAAATTATCACAGTATTCTTTTGAAAAAGAAATTAATTTTTCTATATATTCTCTGGAATTTACAAGCCTATTTGCATGCTCAAAATTGCCTTCAAAGAGAGAAAAATCAAAATTAGAAAAATTTTGCTCTCTTTTCTTGCTTGAAAAGCCACTTTCTAAAACTCTATCCTCAACTAAGTCATTCATTATACAGCTACAGACAGAGCCATTATAATATCCTGTATCTTTACATTTTTCACAGCAATAGAATTTATTTAGATAATCTTTTGAGAAGCCATTTTTCAAGAGTAATTCATTGATATTTTTTTCTAGTATATCAAATTCTTTTCTTTCTTCTATACAATCAATATTAGCTAGTGTTGACTTCATAATTTTTGTGGCTAAATCATTTCTCTTCGATATTAAATTTTCAATATTGTCAATGGAAGAATAGACTTTTTTTTGTCTTTTTTCTTTTATTTTCTCTCTTAATAAAGGTCTTTTACTAAGACTTTTTAAAACTAATTCATCTAAATTCATAATTAATACCTATCGAGTAATTCTGTTGTATCCGAATTCTTATTTTCTTTAAGTTTTTCTCTTTTCTCTTCTTCTGTTAAAATATCTTCTTTTTCGATATATTTTTTAGTGTTTTTACTGTATCTCTTAATTTTATTTTTATCTTTATTTTCAAGGAAATACTTCAAATCTTCTACAGTTGAAATATTATTATCTCTCTTCCAAGCTCTTAGAATTCCAATAACATATTTTACAGACATACTCTTTCCCATGTTATTAGCATATTCATAAGCCTTATAAACTAAATCCATACCATGACCAGTTTCTTCAATATGTGAAATGATTTCAGTTATTTCGTGAGGCTTTAAACTTAAACCTGTAAGTTTTTCAATTTTATTGAAATATTCTTTATTATCAATCATTGGTTTTTCTTTTTCTTTTTCTACATTGTCGTCATAGACTCCACCTGCATAAAGAGCAAAATTGTTTACAAATTCAATCTTTTCTACATTTCCTTTTTTATCCAAAGTATAATCTAAAAGTTGATTATTTTTCCAATATTTTAAAGAATTCATAACTTGAACTTCGGAAAATCTAAGTTCTTCTGCTATACATTTTATAGACAATTCGCTTTTATATGATCCAAAAAGTCTTTTATATAAAAACAAATAAACCTTTAAGGAAATTTCATCAACTATTGGCAAGTAGTTATCCAAAAACATATTCTCAATAGGAGTTACTCCGGGTTGAATTATTGACTTTTTAAAACTTATTTCCACTCCTATCCCACCTTTCTAAAAATTTTAATCTATCTAATTTCATAGTGAAAATTTTTGAATAAATTATATTATTTTTTTCTTCAAAATATTCCTTAGTTTCTTCATATCTCTTTAATTTTTGCATTTTTTGAACTTCAAAATCTCCAAGAAATTCACTTATTTTTTCAAAGCCAATTTTTTCATATAAATGTATTGCTCTTTGATTAAAAGCATTTACATTTAGCCAAATAGAATATTTATCAAAATTTTCAAAATAGTATTCTAAAAACAGTCTAAGAGATTTAAATCCATATCCTTTAGAGCAATATCTTTCATCAAAAGACAAAGAAAGCTCATAATTACTGTTTAAAAAACTAATTTTACTTATAGAAATATATCCTATCATAGTATCTTGTAAAAAAATAGCAAAATAATTGTTCTTTTTCGATTTTATTTTCTTTTCCCATTTTTTAATTTCTGATTCAGTCAAAAAACAGAGATTATAATCAGTTAGCAATATATCCTCATAAGGAGAGAAATTTTTGAAACCTTGAATATTGTTCTTTTCAAATTTTTTAATCTTAATGTCATCATCTTCAATTAAAAAATTATTCATTGAAAAGCTCCTTATCTCTATCAGTTTGTAAATCCAAAAATCTTGAGTACTCTTTAATAAAGTTAAGTTTAATACTTCCAATTTCACCATTTCTATGCTTTGCTATAATCAATTCAATTTCATTTTGTACTTCTTCTTCTTTTTCTTTATCTTGATAATCTTCTCTGTTAAGTAAAATTACAACGTCAGCATCTTGTTCGATTGCCCCTGATTCTCTTAAATCACTAAGTTTCGGCTTTCTACCACTTTTTTCACTATCACGAGATAACTGACTCAATGCTAGAATAGGAACGTCCAATTCCTTTGCTAATGCTTTTAAATTTCTTGAAATAGTAGAAATTTCTTGTTGTCTATTTTCATTTCTTCCCTCAGAAGTCATAAGTTGTAAATAGTCTATCATAATAAAGTCAAGACCGCTATCAGCTTTAAGTCTTCTACATTTACTTCTTAGTTCAGTTATAGAAATTCCTGCAGTGTCATCCATATAAATAGATTTCCCAGCTATAATAGAGCTCGCTTCAAAGACATCTTCCCATTCAGTTATATCTCCACTCATAAATTGTTTTGAATTTACAAGAGAAAGAGAACTTAACATTCTTTGAGCTAATTGTGTTTTACTCATTTCCAAAGAAAAAATTGCTACTTTATAATCCTTTAGGGCAGCATTTAAAGCTATATTTCCTGCCAATGCTGTCTTCCCTACAGATGGTCTTGCTGCAAGTAAAATTAAGTCTTTTTTTTGCATTCCAAGTAATATCCTGTCCAAGTCTGCGAATCCTGTAGGAACGCCGGTCAAAGAACCTTTTATTTTACTTCTTTCATCAAGTAGTTCAATAACCTCTTTTAGAGTATCTTTTATATGAGTAAGTCCTGTTCTACTTTCATTTTGTGACAATTCAAAAATTTGACCTTCAATTGACTCTAAAACTTTGTCATAATCTTCATTTTTATATGCTCTATCTTTTATACTATCAAGAATAAAAAGTAGATTTCTAGTATCTGATTTATCCTTTACAATCTTACAATAATTTTCTATATTTGAAGGAAAAGCAACAGCATTTACAATTTCAACAACTCCAACAATTCCATTATTTGATTCTGTATCAAAACCCATTGCTTCCATTTTATTGATTACTGTAATTGGATCTACATTTGTATTTTCTCTTGATAATTCCAAGATTGCACTAAATATATCTCTATGCCAACCTAAATAAAAATCTTTTCTCTTTAATTTTTCAAAAACAAACTCTCTTTTATTTGGCTCTGTAATCATTATCGACAAGACGCATTTTTCAGCTTCTAAGTCGTAAATATTATGCATAAATTACTCCTTTTCAATAGAAACCTTAACAGTTGCAACTATTTCAGGATAAACTCTAACTGGAACTGTCAAAGTGCAAAGTGATTTAATATTTTCCTTTAATTCTATTTTTCTTTTGTCAATTTCAATTTTATGTTGTTTTTTCAAGGCATCACTAATATCTTGAGAAGTTATTGAACCGAAAAGCTTATCTCCACTTCCTGTTTTAGTCTTTATAACTACTTCCAATTTTTCTAAAACATCTTTTAATTCTTTTGCATTTTTTATGTTTTCAGCTTCTATTCTCTTTAATTCAGCTTGTTCTTTTTCCCAGATTTCAAGATTTTCTTTTGTGGCTTCTTTAGCTAAGCCATTAGGAATCAAAAAGTTCCTAGCATATCCTGTCTTAGCATTAACAAGCTCACCAGCTTTCCCAAAACTCTTTACATCTTTAATCAAAATTACTTTCATCTATATCTTCCTCCAATAAATACTCATCTATCGCTTTCTTTAATTTTTCAATTGCTTCGTCCATTGAACAATCAAGTCTAGCACCAGCAGAAGTATAATGTCCACCTCCACCAAGTTTTTCTAAAATTAATTGAACAGAAATTTTTCCTAAACTTCTTCCACTTATATGAATTTGTCCAGAAACAATAGTTAAAACGAAACTACATTCAATGTCTAAAACTCCAAGCA
Above is a genomic segment from Parvimonas micra containing:
- the serS gene encoding serine--tRNA ligase, with amino-acid sequence MLDIKRIRTNKEEIIESLNSRFGNYNIDKVLELDEKRREIIFEVENKKARQNEVSKQVPKLKKEGVDVSELFKEMKALSDEIKELDVKVKDLDEEIRKELMSIPNTPNKEIPIGKSDEDNVEIRKFLEPKKFDFEVKAHWDLGVDLDILDFERAVKISGSRFSVFKGLGAKLERALINFMLDLHSEQGYEEVGVPVLINRNSMYGTGQLPKFEDDMFHVPSKDMFLAPTAEVPVTNLLSNEILEFEKLPTYYTAFTYCFRQEAGSAGRDTRGLIRNHQFDKVEMVKFVNPENSYDELEKLTNDAEEILKLLEIPYRVVCLCTGDIGFTSAKTYDIEVWMPSYGRYVEISSCSNFEDFQARRANIRYRDTDGKVKFVHTLNGSGLAVGRTFAAVLENYQREDGSVEIPHVLRKYMGLDEIRK
- a CDS encoding AI-2E family transporter, with the protein product MRFNWEQKNTVNVITGVLIFAISILCYFIFSNMKSIISYTSNIKYILMPFIIGGAIAYVLNFFVKFFEKYILKIEIFKKLKAKYVRMFAMIITYFVFFAFIILLLKYIIPQFYSNITLFVERTPAFIDMGVEKAKYMLQNIEISSEIRTFINGKLTEFAAFSTTFLTNMISWVATFATRVISLFLNIILAIIISGYLLYDKENFSRILKKFMIAVFPERTNRATFKIVKRFDYTLRSYLLAKGIGAIIVGISFYIILLFMKIDYALLFAFILGFTNLIPWFGCYLGAVPIVIVLLFTSTFNTVLWFMVIVVIVSMIDANVISPRVSGKSLGISSFWVIFALVLGGSLFGVLGFLLSVPVFVVIYTTLKEYIEARLIKKGYSIKNPAEEFEKKEV
- a CDS encoding ATP-binding protein; this translates as MNLDELVLKSLSKRPLLREKIKEKRQKKVYSSIDNIENLISKRNDLATKIMKSTLANIDCIEERKEFDILEKNINELLLKNGFSKDYLNKFYCCEKCKDTGYYNGSVCSCIMNDLVEDRVLESGFSSKKREQNFSNFDFSLFEGNFEHANRLVNSREYIEKLISFSKEYCDNFTIKDYGIFFYGKSGAGKTYFASAMVNYMLDKGKRACFVTATEFFELMSNYSYSFYRDKKELQDRIDFIRNVDFLVIDDLGNEITNKNNNSFLSSLLDYRFENGLNTVITSNLLEYDLAEYYDSRVASRIRGNFKFFVFPPFDLRDKIGKNIKL
- a CDS encoding GNAT family N-acetyltransferase; the encoded protein is MNNFLIEDDDIKIKKFEKNNIQGFKNFSPYEDILLTDYNLCFLTESEIKKWEKKIKSKKNNYFAIFLQDTMIGYISISKISFLNSNYELSLSFDERYCSKGYGFKSLRLFLEYYFENFDKYSIWLNVNAFNQRAIHLYEKIGFEKISEFLGDFEVQKMQKLKRYEETKEYFEEKNNIIYSKIFTMKLDRLKFLERWDRSGNKF
- a CDS encoding DnaD domain-containing protein, with the protein product MEISFKKSIIQPGVTPIENMFLDNYLPIVDEISLKVYLFLYKRLFGSYKSELSIKCIAEELRFSEVQVMNSLKYWKNNQLLDYTLDKKGNVEKIEFVNNFALYAGGVYDDNVEKEKEKPMIDNKEYFNKIEKLTGLSLKPHEITEIISHIEETGHGMDLVYKAYEYANNMGKSMSVKYVIGILRAWKRDNNISTVEDLKYFLENKDKNKIKRYSKNTKKYIEKEDILTEEEKREKLKENKNSDTTELLDRY
- the dnaB gene encoding replicative DNA helicase, with protein sequence MHNIYDLEAEKCVLSIMITEPNKREFVFEKLKRKDFYLGWHRDIFSAILELSRENTNVDPITVINKMEAMGFDTESNNGIVGVVEIVNAVAFPSNIENYCKIVKDKSDTRNLLFILDSIKDRAYKNEDYDKVLESIEGQIFELSQNESRTGLTHIKDTLKEVIELLDERSKIKGSLTGVPTGFADLDRILLGMQKKDLILLAARPSVGKTALAGNIALNAALKDYKVAIFSLEMSKTQLAQRMLSSLSLVNSKQFMSGDITEWEDVFEASSIIAGKSIYMDDTAGISITELRSKCRRLKADSGLDFIMIDYLQLMTSEGRNENRQQEISTISRNLKALAKELDVPILALSQLSRDSEKSGRKPKLSDLRESGAIEQDADVVILLNREDYQDKEKEEEVQNEIELIIAKHRNGEIGSIKLNFIKEYSRFLDLQTDRDKELFNE
- the rplI gene encoding 50S ribosomal protein L9 yields the protein MKVILIKDVKSFGKAGELVNAKTGYARNFLIPNGLAKEATKENLEIWEKEQAELKRIEAENIKNAKELKDVLEKLEVVIKTKTGSGDKLFGSITSQDISDALKKQHKIEIDKRKIELKENIKSLCTLTVPVRVYPEIVATVKVSIEKE